Proteins encoded in a region of the Paenibacillus wynnii genome:
- a CDS encoding FAD-dependent oxidoreductase, whose protein sequence is MNPENNLSQNLPKYPESMWRDTTDLPSFPKLKGNHDTDVAVVGGGITGITTAYLLSKAGYKVTLLEAGVLLNGTTGFTTAKITAQHGMFYDELINHFGEENARLYYESNSQAMEWIISTAEELGLSCGMKREAAYLYSDADDDNTLKQLEQEFKAYEKLGIPGQWLDHIPLPLIVGGAIKLPGQARFHPLHYLQGLIQAFLDNGGVIYEHTVIAENVDKDGNLTLYTEKDQYQITCRHAVSASHFPFYDGGAMYFSRLYPERSYILAIEPESEFVGGMYLSASQPTRSLRAVEWEGKNLVLIGGETHKTGKGICTFGHYENLEKFAGHTLGIKSIPYRWSTQDLITLDRVPYIGRISEDEEIYIATGYKSWGMTSSTVAALMISDQIQRKDNPYTDLYDPTRFKANPSIKNFITMNAVVAKDLVGGKVEFVHRKPDELKPDEGAVVRHDGKRAGAYRDPEGKLHLVDTTCTHMGCEVEWNDGERSWDCPCHGSRFSYDGKVFEGPATTPLTTLDPEE, encoded by the coding sequence ATGAATCCAGAAAACAATCTATCGCAAAACCTGCCGAAGTATCCAGAATCAATGTGGCGTGATACTACAGATCTACCTTCTTTTCCAAAACTTAAAGGTAATCATGATACGGATGTCGCTGTAGTGGGCGGCGGAATAACCGGAATCACAACCGCCTATCTGCTCTCCAAAGCTGGTTATAAAGTTACTTTGTTGGAAGCGGGGGTGCTGCTGAACGGCACTACCGGGTTTACGACTGCCAAAATCACCGCCCAGCACGGTATGTTCTATGATGAACTCATCAATCATTTCGGGGAGGAAAACGCCCGATTATACTATGAATCTAATTCGCAAGCCATGGAGTGGATCATCTCGACGGCTGAAGAGCTCGGCCTTTCCTGCGGGATGAAGCGTGAAGCAGCCTATCTCTACTCTGATGCCGACGATGATAATACACTGAAGCAGCTAGAGCAAGAATTTAAAGCTTACGAGAAGCTTGGCATTCCCGGGCAATGGCTGGATCATATCCCTTTGCCCCTAATCGTGGGAGGGGCCATTAAGCTCCCGGGGCAAGCACGTTTTCATCCTCTGCACTATTTGCAGGGGTTAATTCAGGCCTTTCTGGACAATGGCGGAGTGATTTATGAGCATACGGTAATTGCTGAAAATGTAGATAAGGACGGTAACCTAACTCTATATACCGAAAAGGATCAATATCAAATCACCTGCCGGCATGCCGTGTCCGCTTCCCACTTCCCCTTTTATGATGGAGGAGCCATGTATTTTTCCCGTCTGTATCCCGAGCGTTCCTATATTCTCGCTATTGAACCGGAATCGGAATTTGTGGGGGGAATGTATCTAAGTGCGAGTCAACCCACCCGATCTCTACGGGCCGTTGAATGGGAAGGGAAAAACCTGGTGCTTATTGGAGGCGAGACCCACAAGACCGGAAAAGGCATCTGCACCTTCGGCCACTATGAGAATCTGGAGAAGTTTGCCGGTCATACTCTAGGCATTAAGTCGATTCCTTACCGCTGGTCCACTCAAGATTTGATTACCCTGGACAGGGTGCCCTACATTGGCAGGATCTCGGAGGATGAGGAGATCTATATCGCTACAGGTTATAAAAGTTGGGGAATGACCAGCAGTACGGTTGCAGCGCTGATGATCTCAGACCAAATCCAACGTAAGGACAACCCTTATACAGACCTGTACGATCCTACACGATTTAAGGCGAATCCAAGTATAAAGAACTTTATTACGATGAATGCTGTTGTCGCCAAAGATTTAGTCGGGGGCAAAGTAGAATTTGTGCATAGAAAGCCCGATGAGCTTAAGCCGGACGAAGGCGCAGTCGTACGCCATGATGGCAAACGAGCAGGAGCATATCGAGATCCGGAAGGCAAACTGCATCTGGTCGACACCACCTGTACCCATATGGGCTGCGAGGTGGAATGGAATGACGGAGAGCGCTCTTGGGATTGTCCCTGCCACGGCTCACGTTTCTCTTATGACGGCAAAGTATTCGAAGGCCCCGCTACAACACCACTGACGACGCTGGATCCAGAGGAATAA
- a CDS encoding diguanylate cyclase produces the protein MMIKIVTSLFANFCILATFVFLSGMLSKRFSLSDRPPSVLTGINAGLLFGVFGIILMNYSFQISPDIFINLRHLTIVIVSAYVGWFPSLICAAVLALGRILFYGVSLNTISTAVTLLLGGLCCSLISVFPWSRLKKMTVGNIACMALTFMILLLNLGSLRDLMDFYPTQLLISLGAGLVIYYIAESIQHSNELFALLEVRATTDYLTGLHNLQQFHRHLDNEIIWSERHQECLSLLAIDIDHFKIINDTYGHPAGDEVLKQLARRLQNHSHSHDIVSRNGGEEFTVLLPHCPLSQAEQSGEKLRKAVENEPFLLPTGQKITITVSIGVACYPETVAEADGKLLSHWADQALYLAKNTGRNKVSVNANYSAAGYSMKPAT, from the coding sequence ATGATGATAAAAATAGTAACTAGCCTTTTCGCCAACTTTTGTATCCTCGCAACTTTTGTTTTCCTATCAGGGATGTTATCCAAAAGATTTTCCCTATCAGATCGACCACCATCTGTTCTTACCGGTATAAATGCAGGCCTGCTATTTGGAGTGTTCGGCATTATTCTAATGAACTACTCTTTTCAAATAAGTCCTGATATTTTCATTAACTTGCGCCACCTGACCATAGTAATCGTGTCGGCATATGTCGGCTGGTTCCCATCCTTAATCTGCGCAGCAGTTCTTGCTCTCGGCAGAATTCTTTTTTATGGCGTTTCGCTTAACACAATCTCAACAGCTGTAACTCTACTGCTTGGCGGACTTTGCTGCAGCTTGATTTCGGTGTTCCCTTGGTCACGCCTGAAGAAGATGACGGTCGGTAATATAGCTTGCATGGCACTTACTTTTATGATTTTGCTCCTTAATTTGGGCAGCCTGCGGGATCTTATGGATTTCTACCCCACTCAACTGTTGATTTCACTAGGAGCAGGGTTGGTCATCTATTATATTGCAGAATCTATCCAGCATTCTAACGAACTCTTCGCCCTGCTGGAGGTTCGAGCTACTACCGACTATTTAACCGGACTCCATAATCTCCAACAATTCCACCGTCATTTGGACAATGAGATTATTTGGTCTGAACGGCATCAGGAATGCTTGTCCCTGCTTGCGATTGATATCGATCACTTTAAAATCATCAACGATACATACGGACATCCTGCCGGAGATGAGGTGCTGAAGCAGCTGGCCAGGCGGCTCCAGAATCATTCTCACTCCCATGATATCGTATCGCGCAATGGAGGCGAAGAGTTCACGGTGCTGCTGCCGCATTGCCCGCTCTCTCAAGCGGAACAATCCGGAGAAAAGCTTAGAAAAGCTGTAGAGAATGAACCTTTCCTGCTTCCAACGGGCCAAAAAATCACGATTACAGTCTCCATAGGTGTGGCTTGTTATCCTGAGACTGTAGCTGAAGCAGACGGAAAACTCTTGTCCCACTGGGCCGATCAAGCTCTCTACCTTGCTAAAAATACCGGACGGAACAAAGTATCCGTTAATGCGAATTACTCTGCCGCAGGATATTCCATGAAACCAGCTACCTGA
- a CDS encoding Fur family transcriptional regulator has product MKTLNLTSQRKAVYDIVCQSHDHPTAAEVMNRLVEQGHTLAYGTVYNSLRYLSDKQMIRELKLGEAASRYDARMDDHQHIMCESCGRVDEVLTHVPEDWMSSVAKETGYTISHTHVVFGGICQTCKK; this is encoded by the coding sequence ATGAAAACCCTGAATTTAACCTCTCAGCGTAAAGCGGTTTATGATATCGTCTGCCAGTCCCATGACCATCCCACAGCAGCAGAGGTAATGAACCGTCTCGTAGAACAAGGCCATACTTTAGCTTACGGTACGGTTTACAACTCACTGCGGTATCTTTCAGATAAACAAATGATTCGGGAGCTTAAATTGGGTGAGGCCGCCAGCCGATATGATGCCCGTATGGATGATCACCAGCATATCATGTGTGAAAGCTGCGGGAGGGTGGATGAGGTGTTAACCCATGTCCCGGAGGACTGGATGAGTTCCGTCGCTAAGGAAACCGGCTATACAATCTCACATACCCATGTAGTGTTTGGGGGTATCTGCCAAACTTGCAAGAAATAA
- a CDS encoding methyl-accepting chemotaxis protein: MNKKVRMSIRTKLILTYLLVLLVPSFIIGTQTYQSASNEMEEQLLNSATESVVAVNEIIDSNVSSKINDINYFAAQLSSDAVNSEVNGETSAGVLTRLREYAALHPDVLDIYVGTGRGKSIHATDQKLPDGYDPRKDNSYVNALKHGKGIVISPAFTTINNETAIAISAVLEGGNGVIALNLNLKELASLTNLKVGKDGYIFIVDNSKKFLVHPTEAIGKESTLDFVKKMFENEAALFDYSFKDTNKKMTYVTNELTGWRVAGTISKDEITAATKDIRTRAIIVIAISVLLALVLIYFNVRSILAPLLRLRKATEVISRGDLTIDIGSFRRDEIGMLAENFGIMVLNLREMITSVQEMTDNVSSSAEELMAGAEQTTKAIEHVTIAIQEVAVGSEQQVKSVQKGMESTAATTSEVANIAEYMVQVSEMMGKTSHSAAEGNDSVISVVDKINSIQITVEELGGVIDKLNDRTGQIIGIVGVITGIARQTNLLALNASIEAARAGEQGRGFAVVASEVRKLAEESEKSARLISDQISSIYGEMKLAAETMEQAKERVTEGIMAVDTTGRSFSRIRRAVKGAAEKIEAMNEAVRKLSIEAGSMEQAIGDIKGISEEAAGNTETISAAAQEQLASVEEIASSSADLSHLAEELQKLVGRFKLQ, encoded by the coding sequence ATGAACAAAAAAGTACGTATGTCTATCCGTACGAAATTAATTCTTACATATCTGCTCGTATTGCTTGTACCCAGCTTCATCATCGGCACCCAGACGTATCAATCGGCCAGCAATGAAATGGAAGAGCAGTTACTGAACAGTGCTACCGAAAGTGTGGTAGCTGTTAACGAAATTATAGACTCCAACGTTTCTTCCAAAATAAATGATATTAACTATTTTGCTGCGCAGCTGTCATCCGATGCTGTTAACAGTGAGGTTAATGGGGAGACTTCGGCGGGTGTACTGACGAGATTGAGGGAATATGCGGCGCTGCATCCCGATGTGCTGGATATCTATGTGGGGACCGGAAGAGGGAAGTCTATTCATGCAACGGATCAAAAGCTACCGGACGGGTACGACCCTCGAAAGGATAATTCCTATGTAAATGCACTTAAGCATGGGAAAGGGATTGTTATATCACCAGCTTTTACAACCATCAATAATGAGACAGCTATTGCCATATCAGCAGTGTTGGAAGGCGGAAACGGAGTCATCGCTCTGAATCTTAATTTGAAAGAGCTGGCAAGTTTGACCAACCTTAAGGTAGGTAAGGATGGTTACATATTTATCGTTGACAACAGTAAAAAATTCTTGGTTCATCCTACCGAAGCTATCGGCAAGGAATCGACTTTGGACTTCGTAAAGAAAATGTTCGAGAACGAAGCGGCATTATTTGATTATTCCTTCAAGGATACGAATAAGAAAATGACTTATGTGACGAATGAGCTTACCGGCTGGAGAGTTGCCGGTACGATCAGCAAGGATGAGATCACAGCTGCAACAAAGGATATACGAACAAGAGCAATTATTGTTATCGCCATCTCTGTTTTACTGGCTTTGGTGCTTATTTATTTCAACGTCCGTTCCATTCTTGCACCGCTGCTCCGTCTACGGAAAGCGACAGAGGTGATAAGCCGAGGGGATCTAACCATAGACATTGGTTCCTTCCGGCGTGATGAGATTGGGATGTTGGCTGAGAACTTCGGAATTATGGTGCTCAATCTGCGTGAGATGATTACAAGTGTGCAGGAGATGACCGACAACGTATCCTCCTCGGCGGAGGAACTGATGGCTGGTGCTGAGCAAACCACCAAGGCGATCGAGCATGTCACCATTGCCATACAAGAGGTGGCAGTAGGCAGTGAGCAGCAGGTTAAAAGTGTGCAAAAAGGTATGGAGAGTACCGCGGCAACAACCAGTGAAGTAGCCAATATTGCTGAATATATGGTGCAGGTATCAGAAATGATGGGCAAAACCTCGCACTCTGCCGCAGAAGGTAATGATTCCGTTATCAGTGTTGTAGATAAGATTAATAGTATTCAAATCACGGTGGAGGAGCTTGGCGGTGTAATCGATAAGCTCAACGACCGTACCGGGCAAATTATCGGGATCGTCGGCGTCATTACCGGCATCGCACGTCAGACGAACCTGCTGGCGCTTAACGCTTCTATTGAAGCAGCCAGAGCCGGTGAGCAGGGACGCGGCTTCGCTGTTGTGGCTTCGGAAGTTCGCAAGCTGGCGGAGGAATCCGAGAAATCAGCACGCCTGATCTCCGATCAGATCAGTTCGATTTACGGTGAGATGAAATTAGCAGCAGAAACGATGGAGCAAGCCAAAGAACGGGTAACTGAAGGTATCATGGCTGTAGATACTACCGGACGTTCATTCTCCCGGATTCGCAGAGCCGTTAAGGGAGCTGCGGAGAAGATTGAGGCAATGAACGAAGCGGTACGTAAGCTTTCTATAGAAGCGGGCAGTATGGAGCAAGCGATTGGAGATATCAAGGGTATCTCTGAGGAAGCTGCTGGAAATACAGAAACAATCTCAGCTGCTGCACAGGAGCAGTTGGCCTCCGTGGAGGAAATTGCTTCCTCGTCCGCAGATCTCAGTCATTTGGCAGAGGAGCTGCAAAAGCTTGTCGGGCGCTTCAAATTGCAATAG